One genomic segment of Pseudomonas sp. p1(2021b) includes these proteins:
- a CDS encoding translocation/assembly module TamB domain-containing protein has protein sequence MTRVFKPILLALLGLLLLIALVLGLLLGTEAGSRWALGRVPGLEVTHFQGRLGGSWQAERLVWADGASQVQVQAVQLAWSPLCLLRATLCLERVQAEQVDMVFAQDEAQADGGPLQLPSLKLPIAIELGEVKLGRLRLDGNDLLGDMQLAAHWAANGLRIDTLRLQRDDLRLDLQGDLKPEADWPLQVSGTLQLPEVQGKPWQLALAIEGELQKSLVIDATSSGYLDARLEGRLQALAEHLPATLSIRADAFKPAASLPDTVQLNQLRLEAKGDLLSGYQLAGSASLPAEQGPIGLALGGRVDAKGARLDALDLNASDTQRVKLQASADWQQGLKADAQVDWLDFPWLRLYPMEPAPQVTLKRFNAQAHYRDDRYTGAFKGDLDGPAGAFSVASPFDGDLTQVRLPALAVSAGQGRAAGSVAIRFADTLAWDVDLQLSALDPAYWLAELPGTLAGPLRSKGELKNERLQLQAQLDLKGRLRGQPAVLKVETEGAGENWTLGSLAVQLGDNRINGSASLQQRLAGRIDLDLPRLGQLWPRLQGQAKGRLDLAGTLAAPQGTLMLQGQQLGQAENRIQRLDLEARLDNAQRGRVTLKAGNIRLGETALGNLDIDGKGYIHQQAATLALDGPQLKLDLALDGQLAKGDWRGRLASGRIQAGGQDWRLQAPAKLQRLASGQLDFGAHCWRSGQASLCGEDQRLAPEPRLRYHLKQFPLDSLAQWLPKDFAWQGLLNADINLDIPAGGPKGTLRVDAGDGTLRIRDNGHWVDFPYQVLRLDSTLAPRRVDTRLDFRGQRLGELSLVTRLDPLGKDKPLSGDFRLAGLDLSIARPFVPMVERLAGQLNGSGRLSGTLLSPQVTGNLALSGGEVSGAELPVSLEDLSLQALIAGEQVQLQGNWQSGPNGRGRLEGNLTWGQALAMDLRLRGQQLPVHVEPYADLEVAPDLNIRLVDERLAIAGKVQVPTGKITVRELPPSTVKVSDDTVIVGEQTEEGKPPMAMDMDIDVEVGRDKLSFKGFGLTANLLGHVHIGNNMDTRGELSLAEGRYRKYGQNLIIRRARLLFAGPIDQPYLDIEAIRRVDDVIAGIRLSGSAEQPTTKVFSEPAMGQEQALSYLVLGRPLATSGEDNNMLAQAALGLGLLGGEELTGGLASSLGIEDFQLGSEGTGNSTSVVASGNITERLSLRYGVGVFEPANTIALRYKLSKKVYLEAASGLASSLDIFYRRDF, from the coding sequence GTGACGCGTGTGTTCAAACCCATTCTCCTGGCGTTGCTGGGGCTGCTGTTGCTGATCGCCCTGGTGCTGGGCCTGCTCCTGGGGACCGAGGCGGGCAGCCGCTGGGCCCTTGGGCGCGTCCCTGGGCTTGAGGTCACCCACTTCCAGGGTCGCCTGGGTGGCAGCTGGCAGGCCGAGCGACTGGTGTGGGCCGACGGCGCGAGCCAAGTCCAGGTACAGGCTGTGCAGCTGGCGTGGTCGCCGCTGTGTCTGCTGCGCGCCACCTTGTGCCTGGAGCGGGTGCAGGCCGAGCAGGTCGACATGGTGTTCGCCCAGGACGAGGCACAGGCGGACGGCGGGCCGCTGCAACTGCCCAGCTTGAAGCTGCCCATCGCCATCGAACTGGGTGAGGTCAAGCTCGGGCGGTTGCGCCTGGATGGCAACGACCTGTTGGGCGATATGCAACTGGCGGCTCATTGGGCGGCCAACGGCCTGCGCATCGATACCCTGCGGCTGCAGCGCGACGACCTGCGCCTGGACCTGCAAGGTGATCTCAAGCCCGAAGCCGATTGGCCCCTGCAGGTGAGCGGCACGCTGCAGCTGCCCGAAGTGCAAGGCAAGCCCTGGCAACTGGCGTTGGCCATCGAGGGTGAGCTGCAGAAGTCGCTCGTCATCGATGCCACCAGCAGCGGTTACCTCGACGCCCGCCTGGAAGGCCGTCTGCAGGCCTTGGCCGAACATTTGCCGGCCACCCTGAGCATTCGCGCCGACGCCTTCAAGCCTGCGGCATCGTTGCCGGATACCGTGCAACTGAACCAGCTGCGGCTGGAGGCCAAGGGCGACCTGCTCAGTGGCTACCAATTGGCGGGTTCGGCCAGCCTGCCGGCCGAGCAAGGTCCCATCGGCCTGGCGCTGGGCGGCCGGGTTGATGCCAAGGGCGCTCGCCTCGATGCCCTGGACCTCAATGCCAGCGACACCCAGCGGGTCAAGCTGCAAGCCAGCGCTGACTGGCAGCAGGGGCTGAAGGCCGATGCCCAGGTCGACTGGCTGGACTTCCCCTGGTTGCGCCTGTACCCCATGGAGCCGGCACCGCAGGTCACCCTCAAGCGTTTCAATGCCCAGGCGCACTACCGCGATGACCGCTACACGGGCGCCTTCAAGGGTGACCTCGATGGACCGGCCGGTGCCTTCAGCGTGGCCAGCCCGTTCGATGGTGACCTGACCCAGGTACGTTTGCCTGCGCTGGCAGTGAGCGCCGGGCAAGGCAGGGCTGCTGGCAGTGTGGCGATCCGCTTCGCCGACACCTTGGCCTGGGATGTCGACCTTCAATTGTCGGCGCTCGACCCGGCCTATTGGCTGGCGGAATTGCCAGGAACCCTGGCCGGGCCGTTGCGCAGCAAGGGTGAGTTGAAGAACGAGCGTCTGCAGCTGCAGGCGCAGCTCGACCTCAAGGGGCGCCTGCGCGGGCAACCGGCTGTGCTCAAGGTCGAGACCGAAGGGGCAGGGGAGAACTGGACCCTCGGCAGCCTGGCGGTGCAGCTGGGCGACAACCGTATCAACGGCAGCGCCAGCCTGCAGCAGCGCCTGGCCGGGCGAATCGACCTCGACCTGCCGCGGTTGGGGCAGCTGTGGCCCAGGTTACAAGGGCAGGCCAAGGGGCGCCTGGACCTGGCCGGTACCCTGGCTGCTCCGCAAGGCACGCTGATGCTGCAAGGTCAACAGCTGGGCCAGGCCGAAAACCGTATCCAGCGCCTGGACCTGGAGGCGCGCCTGGACAATGCCCAACGCGGGCGGGTCACGCTCAAGGCCGGCAATATCCGCCTCGGTGAAACCGCATTGGGCAACCTGGACATCGACGGCAAGGGCTATATCCATCAGCAAGCCGCCACCCTGGCCCTGGATGGGCCGCAGCTCAAACTCGACCTGGCCTTGGACGGCCAGCTGGCCAAGGGCGATTGGCGGGGGCGCCTGGCCTCCGGGCGTATCCAGGCAGGTGGCCAGGACTGGCGCTTGCAGGCCCCGGCCAAGCTGCAGCGCCTGGCCAGCGGGCAACTGGACTTCGGCGCCCATTGCTGGCGCTCCGGTCAGGCGAGCCTGTGCGGCGAAGACCAACGCCTGGCGCCGGAGCCACGGCTGCGCTATCACCTCAAGCAGTTCCCGCTGGACAGCTTGGCGCAATGGTTGCCCAAGGACTTTGCCTGGCAGGGCCTGCTCAATGCCGACATCAACCTGGATATCCCCGCCGGTGGGCCCAAGGGCACCTTGCGGGTAGACGCCGGCGATGGGACGTTGCGGATTCGCGACAATGGCCATTGGGTCGATTTCCCGTACCAGGTCCTGCGCCTGGACAGCACCCTTGCCCCGCGCCGCGTCGACACCCGCCTGGATTTTCGTGGCCAGCGCCTGGGCGAGCTGTCCCTGGTTACCCGGCTCGACCCGTTGGGCAAGGACAAACCGCTGAGCGGCGACTTCCGCCTGGCCGGCCTGGACCTGTCGATCGCCCGGCCATTCGTGCCGATGGTCGAGCGCCTGGCGGGCCAGCTCAATGGCAGCGGCCGGTTGTCTGGCACGCTGCTGAGCCCTCAGGTCACGGGTAATCTGGCGCTGAGCGGCGGCGAAGTGAGTGGGGCCGAGCTGCCGGTCAGTCTCGAAGACCTCTCGCTGCAGGCGCTGATCGCCGGCGAGCAGGTACAGTTGCAAGGTAACTGGCAGAGTGGGCCGAACGGCCGTGGTCGGCTCGAGGGCAACCTGACCTGGGGGCAGGCACTGGCAATGGACCTACGCTTGCGTGGCCAGCAATTGCCGGTGCATGTCGAACCTTATGCAGACCTGGAGGTTGCCCCTGACCTGAACATCCGCCTGGTCGATGAACGACTGGCGATCGCCGGCAAGGTGCAGGTGCCCACGGGCAAGATCACCGTGCGCGAACTGCCGCCCTCGACCGTCAAGGTCTCCGATGACACGGTGATCGTCGGCGAGCAGACCGAAGAAGGCAAGCCGCCGATGGCCATGGACATGGATATCGATGTCGAGGTGGGGCGTGACAAGTTGTCGTTCAAAGGCTTTGGCTTGACTGCCAACCTGCTCGGCCATGTGCATATCGGCAACAACATGGACACCCGCGGTGAGCTCAGCCTTGCCGAAGGACGGTATCGCAAATATGGCCAGAACCTGATCATCCGGCGGGCACGTTTGCTGTTTGCCGGGCCCATCGACCAACCGTACCTGGATATCGAGGCGATCCGTCGGGTCGATGACGTGATCGCGGGTATTCGCCTGAGCGGCAGCGCCGAGCAGCCGACCACCAAGGTGTTTTCCGAACCTGCCATGGGCCAGGAGCAGGCATTGTCCTACTTGGTGTTGGGCAGGCCTCTGGCGACCAGCGGCGAGGACAACAACATGTTGGCCCAGGCAGCCCTGGGGCTGGGGTTGCTGGGCGGCGAGGAGCTGACCGGTGGGCTGGCCTCGAGCCTTGGCATCGAGGACTTCCAGTTGGGGTCCGAAGGGACGGGCAACAGCACCAGTGTGGTCGCCAGCGGCAACATCACCGAGCGGTTGAGCTTGCGCTATGGTGTCGGCGTGTTCGAGCCAGCCAACACCATCGCCTTGCGTTACAAACTGAGCAAGAAGGTCTACTTGGAGGCGGCCAGCGGCTTGGCCAGTTCGCTGGATATCTTCTACAGGCGGGACTTCTAG
- a CDS encoding GNAT family N-acetyltransferase: MPDVNAEPVRICQLDDGYRGDVRSVLYHAYRHDPTFAYVLEAQRPGYERRLRAMLRAWVGQHFHLQLPAIGLLIDDRLVGVALIVPPTRRLGVDDSWAWRLRMVLGTGVGCTRRYLDFQAALATCLPQGKVHVLSLLGVQPQFQGQRYGEQLLQAVHQWCAEAPGCAGVVLNTGNAHSLAFYQRQGYQQAGEIAVGPIRERVFFRPQPVSPGSDIA, translated from the coding sequence ATGCCCGACGTCAACGCCGAGCCAGTTCGCATCTGCCAGCTGGATGACGGTTATCGTGGCGACGTCCGCTCAGTGCTCTATCATGCCTACCGCCATGACCCTACTTTCGCCTATGTGCTCGAAGCGCAGCGGCCGGGCTACGAGCGACGCCTGCGGGCAATGTTGCGGGCCTGGGTAGGCCAGCATTTTCACTTGCAGCTGCCTGCCATTGGCTTGCTGATCGATGACCGCTTGGTCGGGGTGGCGCTGATCGTGCCACCGACCCGGCGCCTGGGCGTGGACGACAGTTGGGCATGGCGTCTGCGCATGGTCCTGGGTACGGGCGTAGGCTGTACCCGCCGTTATCTGGATTTTCAGGCGGCCTTGGCGACCTGCCTGCCCCAGGGCAAGGTGCATGTACTGTCGTTGCTCGGGGTGCAGCCGCAATTCCAGGGGCAGCGCTACGGCGAACAATTGTTACAAGCTGTGCATCAATGGTGCGCCGAAGCACCTGGTTGCGCAGGCGTGGTACTCAACACCGGAAATGCGCATTCCCTGGCGTTCTACCAGCGCCAGGGCTATCAGCAAGCGGGAGAAATCGCCGTCGGCCCTATTCGCGAACGGGTGTTTTTCCGCCCGCAGCCGGTCTCGCCAGGGTCGGACATTGCATGA
- a CDS encoding DUF2589 domain-containing protein translates to MTSSDLSDITRGLQEAAAATNTLIAQQYIKLFDQFFDYDPEQLGAPMKAKMVEIAMDGQHTLQIPLIALVSPRGLALERMQVDLSVRVNGIDAGDPHKDTHDNGTARFQVTVGANGRRGDQRDPDEVQIRMQFQACEPPEAINRLIEEYTNLIVPQRQNAPSTRDEAPNEFIEAATVR, encoded by the coding sequence ATGACATCGAGCGATCTGTCCGACATCACGCGCGGCTTGCAGGAAGCAGCAGCCGCCACCAATACGTTGATCGCCCAGCAATACATCAAGCTGTTCGACCAATTCTTCGACTACGACCCCGAGCAACTGGGGGCCCCTATGAAAGCCAAGATGGTAGAGATCGCCATGGACGGCCAGCATACCCTGCAGATTCCATTGATCGCCCTGGTGTCACCGCGAGGCCTGGCCCTGGAGCGCATGCAGGTCGACCTCTCGGTCAGGGTCAACGGAATAGATGCTGGCGACCCGCACAAGGATACCCATGACAATGGCACCGCCCGCTTTCAGGTCACCGTCGGGGCCAATGGCCGTCGCGGGGACCAGCGCGACCCGGACGAAGTGCAGATCCGCATGCAGTTCCAGGCGTGCGAACCGCCCGAGGCGATCAATCGCCTGATCGAGGAATACACCAACCTCATCGTGCCCCAGCGCCAGAACGCCCCATCCACGAGGGATGAGGCGCCCAATGAGTTCATTGAGGCAGCGACCGTTCGCTGA
- a CDS encoding fe2+ zn2+ uptake regulation protein: MYNPQPALQSARNPGPSSAGPIPGTPARAGNEQIRELLRAFGLRTSLIRLKVIDALHAADRDGRSIGVRGVHAQLEQLDIPLSFLSVREVLKRLCAEGVIRLGSDKCYSLNPEARAVLEQPMSS, encoded by the coding sequence ATGTACAACCCACAACCTGCATTGCAGAGCGCCCGCAACCCGGGCCCCAGCAGTGCCGGGCCAATCCCGGGCACACCCGCACGCGCCGGCAACGAACAGATTCGCGAATTGCTGCGGGCCTTTGGGCTACGCACCAGCCTGATCCGCCTCAAGGTCATCGATGCCTTGCATGCAGCTGATCGGGACGGCCGCAGCATTGGCGTGCGCGGCGTTCATGCGCAACTCGAGCAGTTGGATATCCCGTTGTCGTTCCTCAGCGTGCGCGAGGTGCTCAAGCGATTGTGCGCCGAGGGCGTGATCCGCCTGGGCAGCGACAAATGCTACAGCCTCAACCCCGAAGCGCGAGCTGTATTGGAGCAGCCCATGTCGAGCTGA
- a CDS encoding Mor transcription activator family protein: MELPDLNRIDISQLPHSLQSLIECIGIENAYRLTCAYGGRPKYIPKHLERTKLADVLPADALQALIKRFAGVALEIPKPDHFLRQLRNLQIQQESADGLSRSLLADKYGLSLRQIGNIRRQDNHIR; the protein is encoded by the coding sequence ATGGAATTGCCAGACCTCAATCGCATCGACATCTCCCAGTTGCCCCATTCGCTGCAATCGCTGATCGAGTGCATCGGCATCGAAAATGCGTACCGGCTGACCTGTGCCTATGGCGGCCGGCCGAAATACATTCCCAAGCATCTTGAGCGCACCAAGCTCGCCGATGTGCTTCCCGCCGATGCCCTGCAAGCGTTGATCAAGCGCTTTGCCGGTGTAGCACTGGAAATTCCCAAGCCAGACCACTTCCTGCGCCAGTTGCGCAATTTGCAGATCCAACAGGAAAGCGCCGATGGCCTGTCCCGTAGCCTCCTGGCGGACAAGTACGGCCTGAGCCTGCGCCAGATCGGCAACATCCGCCGGCAGGACAACCACATCCGTTGA
- a CDS encoding autotransporter assembly complex protein TamA, whose product MTYSGRLSWGLILWVASTTVWAQSELLVRVKPANKALKSNIEGYIGSLGNRDEEALLRFSRGAQEQARKAAQALGYYQAQIDTEVKPPSAQGKAPQLIIHIEPGEPVHLRNVTVRIEGPASELAAFRIPDSKALRPGEQLNHGTYEDAKRLIQNQASRYGFFSGHFTRQRLAIDPQAGIADIELVYQSGPRYRMGAVTFGGDTPLDNDLLQRMVSFKPGTPYDSELIAELNNDLQSSGYFEGVRVDAAPTAAVNEEIPVDVHLQTRKPRTMGLGLGFSTDVGPRGKANWTRHWVNPQGHSYGWETELSAPRQNVGLWYDIPLDPPLTDKLRFAGGYQNEEIAGTDTLSKLLTVGPEWHSKLPSGWQRVISLKYQREEYRLGDDSGLSNLLMPGVSFSYLRSDNRIDPHNGYRLQFDLQGAKDGLVSDTNLLHGNVLLKGLTTLGQNHRVLGRVQFGGSATNGYKQNVPPSLRFFAGGDQSVRGYDYQSLSPKNSDGDRIGGRYLVAGSVEYQYSVADKWRVATFIDQGNSFNSLELPSLKTGVGIGVRWVSPVGPLRLDLAHALDDDGGIRLHFSMGPEL is encoded by the coding sequence ATGACGTATTCAGGAAGACTAAGCTGGGGCCTGATTCTTTGGGTCGCCAGTACCACCGTATGGGCGCAGAGCGAATTGCTGGTGCGGGTGAAACCGGCCAACAAGGCGCTCAAGAGCAATATCGAAGGCTATATCGGAAGCCTCGGGAACCGTGACGAGGAGGCCTTGTTGCGGTTCAGCCGTGGGGCCCAGGAACAGGCGCGCAAGGCCGCCCAGGCCCTGGGCTACTACCAGGCGCAGATCGACACCGAGGTCAAGCCGCCGAGCGCGCAGGGCAAGGCGCCGCAACTGATCATCCACATCGAGCCGGGTGAGCCTGTGCACCTGCGCAACGTGACCGTGCGCATCGAAGGGCCGGCCAGCGAGCTCGCGGCGTTTCGCATACCTGACAGCAAGGCCTTGCGCCCGGGCGAGCAGCTCAACCATGGCACCTACGAGGATGCCAAGCGGCTGATCCAGAACCAGGCCTCGCGCTATGGGTTCTTCAGTGGCCACTTCACCCGCCAGCGTCTGGCAATCGACCCCCAGGCCGGCATCGCCGACATCGAACTCGTCTACCAGAGCGGCCCGCGTTATCGCATGGGCGCCGTGACCTTCGGTGGCGATACGCCGCTGGACAACGACCTGCTGCAGCGCATGGTCTCTTTCAAACCCGGCACCCCCTACGATTCCGAGCTGATCGCCGAGCTCAACAACGACCTGCAATCGAGCGGCTACTTCGAAGGCGTGCGGGTCGACGCGGCGCCGACCGCCGCTGTCAACGAAGAAATCCCGGTGGATGTCCACCTGCAAACCCGCAAGCCACGCACCATGGGCCTTGGCCTGGGTTTTTCGACGGACGTCGGCCCGCGCGGCAAGGCCAACTGGACCCGCCACTGGGTCAACCCCCAGGGGCACAGCTATGGCTGGGAGACCGAACTGTCGGCTCCTCGGCAGAACGTTGGCCTGTGGTACGACATTCCCCTGGACCCGCCGCTGACCGACAAGCTGCGCTTTGCAGGTGGTTACCAGAACGAAGAGATCGCCGGCACCGATACCTTGAGCAAGCTGCTGACGGTCGGCCCGGAGTGGCACAGCAAGTTGCCCAGTGGTTGGCAGCGGGTGATCTCGCTCAAGTACCAGCGCGAGGAGTACCGGCTGGGCGACGATTCGGGGCTGAGCAACCTGCTGATGCCGGGCGTGAGTTTCTCCTACCTGCGCAGCGATAATCGCATCGACCCGCACAATGGCTATCGCCTGCAGTTCGACTTGCAGGGGGCCAAGGACGGGCTGGTGTCGGACACCAACCTGTTGCATGGCAACGTGCTGCTCAAGGGCCTGACCACCCTGGGGCAGAACCATCGCGTGCTCGGGCGCGTACAGTTCGGCGGCAGTGCCACCAACGGCTACAAGCAGAACGTCCCGCCATCGTTGCGCTTCTTCGCCGGCGGTGACCAGAGCGTGCGTGGCTACGATTACCAAAGCCTGTCACCGAAGAACAGCGATGGCGACCGCATCGGCGGCCGCTACCTGGTGGCCGGGAGTGTCGAGTACCAATATTCGGTGGCGGACAAGTGGCGAGTGGCGACATTCATCGACCAGGGCAACTCGTTCAACTCGCTGGAACTGCCCAGCCTCAAGACCGGTGTCGGTATCGGCGTGCGTTGGGTATCACCGGTCGGGCCGCTGCGCCTGGACCTGGCCCACGCGCTGGATGACGACGGTGGTATCCGCTTGCACTTCTCCATGGGGCCTGAGCTGTGA
- a CDS encoding acylase, whose amino-acid sequence MTRLGLAAVLIASGLAAQAREAAGEASAQIRRTSFGVPHILAEDERGLGYGIGYAYAQDNLCLLANEVVTVNGERSRYFGAQGRTVEQRANLDSDFFFAWLNADAAVKGFLEAQPARVRDLLEGYVHGYNRALVERRAQGLPAECGQGDWLRPISSLDLVKLTRRLLVEGGVGQFAEALVAAAPPERAARLGKEDFSLALDRQAQFTMARGSNAVAVGAQRSANGGGLLLANPHFPWVGGLRFYQMQLTIPGQLDVMGAALPGLPVVNIGFNRHLAWTHTVDTSTHFTLYRLQLDPKDPTRYVLDGKSLPLSRQTLSVAVKGEDGQLQQVERQVYASTFGPVVRWPGRLDWDNRFAYSLRDANLDNTRVLQQWYAINHADSLDGLKRTVAQLQGIPWVNTLAVDAGGQATYLNQSVVPHVDQELLARCSDPSAAGPLVVLDGSRSACQWKTDAQAAQPGIFPARLLPSLVREDFVQNSNDPAWMANPAQPLTGFSPLVSREGQPLGLRSRFALQRLQGNSKLTLEDLQRMVLDDEVYAASLVLPDLLAWCKTAPADVQAVCASLAAWDGKADLASGIGLLHFANIFDALVAQSNIWRVAFDPVDPLHTPRGLAVEQAAVRQRVHEAALASLERVGKAGIASDSRWGQVQQSADGTPVPGGPQELGVYNAMYSVPDGAGKRLVVSGTSYLQLVSFNEQGPQAFGLLAFSQSSEAESAHANDQTRAFAAKQLAPIPFTEAQIKADPQYRRYVISEAGKGVAVGATH is encoded by the coding sequence ATGACCCGTCTTGGCCTGGCAGCCGTGTTGATTGCATCTGGCCTGGCAGCCCAGGCGCGGGAAGCCGCTGGCGAGGCCTCGGCACAGATCCGCCGTACCAGTTTCGGTGTTCCGCACATCCTGGCCGAGGACGAACGAGGTCTGGGTTATGGCATCGGCTATGCCTACGCCCAGGACAACCTGTGCCTGTTGGCCAATGAGGTCGTGACCGTCAACGGCGAGCGTTCCCGTTACTTCGGCGCCCAGGGCAGAACAGTGGAGCAGCGTGCGAATCTGGACAGTGACTTCTTCTTCGCCTGGCTCAATGCAGACGCTGCGGTCAAGGGTTTCCTCGAAGCCCAGCCTGCGCGGGTACGCGACTTGCTGGAGGGCTATGTCCACGGCTACAACCGCGCGCTGGTCGAGCGTCGGGCGCAGGGCTTGCCTGCTGAGTGCGGCCAGGGGGACTGGTTGCGGCCGATCAGCAGCCTCGATCTGGTCAAGCTGACCCGTCGGCTCCTGGTTGAAGGCGGCGTTGGCCAATTCGCCGAGGCGCTGGTGGCGGCTGCTCCGCCTGAGCGGGCTGCGCGCCTGGGCAAGGAAGATTTCAGCCTGGCCCTGGATCGCCAGGCGCAGTTCACCATGGCCCGTGGCAGCAACGCGGTGGCAGTAGGGGCGCAACGGTCGGCCAACGGTGGTGGCCTGTTGCTCGCCAATCCGCATTTCCCCTGGGTGGGGGGCCTGCGGTTCTACCAGATGCAGCTGACCATCCCAGGCCAGCTGGATGTCATGGGCGCCGCCTTGCCAGGCTTGCCGGTGGTCAATATCGGCTTCAACCGCCACTTGGCCTGGACCCATACGGTCGATACCTCGACGCATTTCACACTGTACAGGTTGCAGCTCGACCCGAAGGACCCGACACGCTACGTGCTCGATGGAAAATCCCTGCCACTGAGCCGCCAGACCTTGAGCGTCGCGGTCAAAGGTGAGGACGGCCAATTGCAGCAGGTCGAGCGACAGGTCTACGCCTCGACGTTCGGCCCTGTGGTGCGCTGGCCGGGCCGGCTGGATTGGGACAATCGGTTCGCCTACAGCCTGCGCGATGCCAACCTGGACAATACCCGGGTACTGCAGCAGTGGTACGCCATCAACCATGCCGACAGCCTGGATGGCCTGAAGCGTACGGTGGCGCAGTTGCAGGGCATCCCTTGGGTCAACACCTTGGCGGTCGATGCAGGTGGCCAGGCGACCTACCTGAACCAGTCCGTAGTGCCGCATGTGGACCAAGAGCTGCTCGCTCGCTGTAGCGACCCGTCGGCCGCCGGCCCGCTGGTGGTACTTGATGGTTCGCGCAGCGCATGTCAATGGAAGACCGACGCCCAGGCAGCCCAGCCGGGTATTTTTCCGGCGCGGCTACTGCCGAGCCTTGTACGCGAAGACTTCGTGCAGAATTCCAACGACCCGGCCTGGATGGCCAACCCTGCGCAACCGCTGACCGGCTTTTCCCCGTTGGTCAGCCGTGAGGGCCAACCGCTGGGCCTGCGCAGCCGTTTTGCCCTGCAGCGGCTGCAGGGCAATAGCAAGCTGACGCTGGAAGACCTGCAGCGCATGGTGCTGGACGATGAGGTGTACGCAGCCAGCCTGGTGCTGCCGGACCTGCTGGCCTGGTGCAAGACCGCGCCCGCCGACGTCCAGGCGGTGTGTGCAAGCCTGGCAGCCTGGGACGGCAAGGCTGACCTGGCCAGTGGCATCGGCCTGTTGCATTTCGCCAATATCTTCGACGCGCTGGTGGCCCAATCAAACATATGGCGGGTGGCCTTCGACCCAGTCGATCCCCTGCACACCCCGCGCGGGCTTGCGGTGGAGCAGGCGGCGGTGCGCCAACGCGTACACGAGGCCGCATTGGCTTCCCTGGAGCGGGTAGGCAAGGCCGGGATTGCGAGCGACAGCCGCTGGGGGCAGGTGCAGCAGTCTGCCGATGGCACTCCGGTACCGGGCGGCCCCCAGGAACTGGGCGTGTACAACGCCATGTACAGCGTGCCCGATGGGGCAGGCAAGCGTCTGGTGGTCAGCGGTACCAGCTACTTACAGTTGGTCAGTTTTAACGAGCAGGGGCCGCAAGCGTTCGGATTGCTGGCGTTCTCCCAGTCCAGCGAGGCGGAATCGGCCCATGCGAACGATCAGACCCGGGCGTTCGCGGCCAAGCAATTGGCTCCGATCCCCTTCACCGAGGCGCAGATCAAGGCTGACCCACAGTACCGTCGGTATGTGATC
- a CDS encoding DUF2589 domain-containing protein produces the protein MSIDNNLIGSVINALPMDRMIAAPLQAMIDAQVTASQSYADFLMQVCIKDGKAVAIEFNYDETLVDEQGLHQGTVSRAMQIPLMAAITHPNICIEEGRVEFELTISQMAETRTNSEFSGEGEASLGWGPFKLNVKASASHKSEQTRKTDTRARYAFNTTVRRQDPPEALQRVMDYLTDAATKPTVIKDITPTQPDLPPQTAPELPNSGN, from the coding sequence ATGTCCATCGATAACAATCTGATCGGCTCGGTCATCAATGCATTACCCATGGACCGCATGATCGCGGCGCCCTTGCAGGCAATGATCGACGCCCAGGTCACCGCCAGCCAATCCTATGCCGACTTTCTCATGCAGGTCTGCATCAAGGACGGCAAGGCCGTCGCGATCGAATTCAACTACGACGAAACCCTCGTAGACGAGCAAGGCCTGCACCAGGGAACCGTCAGCCGAGCGATGCAGATCCCGCTGATGGCGGCGATCACACACCCCAACATCTGTATCGAAGAGGGCCGGGTCGAGTTCGAGCTGACCATCAGCCAGATGGCCGAAACCCGTACGAACTCCGAGTTCAGCGGCGAGGGGGAAGCCTCACTGGGTTGGGGGCCTTTCAAGTTGAACGTGAAGGCTAGCGCAAGCCATAAGTCGGAACAGACCCGCAAGACCGACACTCGCGCGCGCTACGCCTTCAACACCACGGTTCGCCGCCAAGACCCACCCGAGGCGCTGCAACGGGTCATGGATTATCTGACCGACGCTGCCACGAAGCCGACCGTGATCAAGGACATCACACCCACGCAGCCGGACCTGCCACCGCAAACCGCGCCGGAGCTGCCCAACTCCGGCAACTGA